The genomic stretch aatgaaagttagataattacCTGGGAAAGACGCTCGTAAATTAGAAGCTCAAAATGACGTTCTGGTGATTTATGCGAATTTTTCTCGCGACAGTCCAGAAACAGAAACAGGATAGCAATTtccccaaataccactttcttaacATTAGAgacaattcttggcacaaaaaacgaaataaaaaatgataaggagaggtcattgcagtagcaatgacttccaagactcaacaaaacagtaaaataacagaaataaaacataaatgggttgtctcccaaaagctctttctttatagccattaagatgggctcagtaatttgagaagatgctcacataacaaatatgaattgaagcaaaagatagcatcaagaagaaaatatgagatacatttaagtctaacccatttcctatgaaaaggaaccttgtaagaaaacaaattatcgaagcatgaagctactagtatatgaagacaaaataagtggtacttcaaaaatttcatcataaagaggggaaacttaatattattgagatgcatataaccatgtttccctttctcataataaatttcagtagcatcctTAATGAAatacacaatataaccatcatctgaaacattcttatcatgatccatatgcataaaataattattactcctcacataagcatagtcattattaATAGtactgggagcaaattcaacaaaatagctatcattattattctcatcaccaaaaccatcaaatataggaggcatattgaaatcataataaatttcctcctcaatagtaggtgtactgaaaatatcatattcatcatcgcaatcatcatatataggaggcatagtatcatcaaataaaattttcttctccgtgcttgggggactaaaaatatcatgctcatcaataccaacatccccaagcttagacttttccatatcattagcaataatggtgttcaacgaattcatactaatatcattgttaTCATCATGATAGAAAAGTTCCATAATTATGTttatgttttccattaagccgaattagtgaaaataaaaataagaaacaaaaagatataattgcagaatctaaaggagataccttcaagcactcaccagcaactaaatagcttagtagccagaggatgtgagtaccttttaccttacctcccaggcaacggcgccagaaaatagcttgatgtctacgcacactcctattcctgtagatagtgttgggcctccaagagcaaaggtttgtataacagcagcaagtttcccttaagtgaatcacccaaggtttatcgaacacaaggaggtagaggtcaaagatatccctctcaagcaaccctgcaattaagatgcaaaaagtctcttgtgtgcccaacacacctaagacacttgtcagatgtatagacgcactagttcgacgaagacatagtaaaatgcaagtggtattgatgattgaaaataataataacgatctgaaataaataatgcaagaaataaacatgcaataaaacagtaaataagcggtgtttgcagtattcggaaacaaggcctagggatcatactttcaccagtggcactctcaacaatgcaatcataattagatataaatataagcacttcatcatgctACTACGAAACACTTTCTTGTTGGATAAAGAACACAAACTCATCGTGcatgggctataaaagcacacgtcAAGATGCAGCCCCAAGTaccatgaacaccccacgctgtcactttgagcattcattggAGGAACTAACAttacacaattcataagggagccaCACACGGTACATACCGCGATCACGTTGACCCCAAAGTTCATATGATAAAACACTAGAGTAGCAcaacaacatctagattacaaagcccaCGATCACATAAAAGATCAtatcacgagagagagagagagaaaccacatagctatcggtacgaccctcagccccgagggagaactactccctcctcatcatgggagtcagcaaaggtgttggtgatggtggtggagtcgatggagacggcgccgggggcaattccccactccggcagggtgccgaaacaaagttctgtcccccgaaacttggtttcagTGATGACGGCGGCTACGGAGCTCTTCTTCCACGGAAAAGTTACGCCTCATAACTTTTAGGGTcaggagcttcttataggcgaagaggcgacgcgaggggttgccaaggcgccagtacatgggctagGGGCGGCTAGGGCACAGGCCGCTCCTGGCACCTGTATAGCCACCCTGTGGCTCTCCCGAcactccccttctggctcccggaTTCTTCTGGTGAATAAGAATTTTGGTGAATTTTccagatttttccgagcactttcattttcggactatttctgcaataaacaaacataataaacagaaactgacactgtggcacttgttaataggttagtccaaataatgACATAATATGATACAAAGTTCCTATAAAACATGTTGGAATTggtgcaaaacaagcatggaacatcaaaaattatagatacgtttgcaacgtctcacctcactgtaagttggggcaaagcacTTTGGTTGAGTTGTGTGCAGGTtcgacgttgttgctgacgctagtagtgcgccctgccactagtcagccagcaacaccttcataagtcacgtctttctcctactggtcgattaaaccttggtttcccactaagggaaaacttgctgctgtgctcattacaccttcctcttggggttccccaacatcgTGTTTGCATACGACGAGCACACGCTATCATCGCCCCGCCGCAGTACATGCCTTCTGCTCGGTCCTCGCCGCGCTGGAGAACATGATCTTAGTCGAGGTAGGTTCTGGCGCACACATGTCGCCTGTTTGGGGGCAAAACATCTGCCGGTtgcgccgctcggcctcgccgcccacgacctgttcggtcaattgcgccggtggGTTTCTTACTCGTCTTTTGGGCGCTATTGTGTGCGGACATTGATCCGCAGTTGCTACCCACAcagatggacatgtggaagaTGTTGAACAAGTTTCGCGCGGAGGTCATTGAGTCCTCTTCCGACGAAGAGTCCGATCAGACGACGCAGACAATGGCTATTGTTGCAGCCTCCATCCTCCACGAGTACAATACCAGCCAGATGCCGATGCACCGGGACTTTGTGAAGGGCCGCTCAAAAATTCTGCctcgcaacagagtggaagggcacctccggctccacaaggactacttcgacCACACCAATCTGGTGTTCCCGGAAAAAATGTTCCGGCGCCGGTACAAGATGTCAAGGGACATGTTCATGATCATTCTACATGGCGCCAgagactacgacccctacttccaatgcaggcccgatgcaacaggtgcgctaggttTCACCTCTTACCAAAAATGTTCCGCAGCTATTCGCATGCTATCCTATGGAATGGATGCTGATATATTCGACGAGTATCTTCgattgggtgagagcacctgccttgagtccatgtatCGGTTTTGCAGAGCTGTGATTGCCATGTTCGGAgaacattactgtagggagccaacaatTGAGGACACAAGGCGgctgttgtctatcaacgagtccagATGGTTCCCAGACATGATTGAcatcatagattgcatgcactgggagtggaagaactgtccatttggatgtcaGAGTCAGTACAATGGCCATGCGGAGGAATGCACTGTCATTTTTGAAGCAGTGATATCTCAGGATTTATGGATTTGACATTCATTCTTTCGCATGGcctgttccaacaatgacatcagtgtgttgcaccgatcaccggttttcaacaggcttATGCAAGGCCAAGCTCCCTCGGTGAGCTACGAGATCAATGAAAATGAATATgagaagccatattatcttgctgatggcatctaccctaacTGGACCACACTGGTGAAGATTATCCATAATCCAAAcacgaaaaagaagaagaggtttGACAAGACGCTAGAgatttgcaggaaagatgtggagcgggaATTtgatgtgctccaagctcggtgagcAATTGTCAGTCACcctgcaagaacatggtcgctgaagaccatgcatgaggtgatgacatgttgcgtgatcatgcacaacatgatcgttgagaacgagtgtCCTGATAGCCGCAATGAGCATTAGGGTGATCTGGTTGCGCCAATCCCTGGGGCATCATCCTGGCAGTACTatatgcatatgaatgtagaagtcactacgAGAACGTGTCCAAACACCTACAGATGGATGTGATTGATCATTAGTgagcattggctggccatgaagataaTGCGTAGAtgaataccatcttattttcatgtagacttttacaaatttggatgtaataactgAAACTACTTTGAACTTGTTTAACATCCAAATTAATGCGGACGCATAAAAGCGTCGCCACACTGGAAACACTCCAGACGTAAATAGACGCGAGGTCAAAAACAACCAATTTGTATCCGCTGCTCGAACGGATGCGCGCGACTATTTTACGGCCGTTATGGAAAAGAAAAAACTCAGTTCGGATGGCCAATGCAGGGGCATGTTGGTCAGGTCATATCTGGCGAAGCAGGTCGCACGCACGCATTTCACCTGGTGAAGTCAAGCCACGTTCCGTGGAGTCGCACCTCACCACACCCGACCGCGACTCTTCCCATCGCTCTACCCAAACCAGAGCTAGCTAGCCAGCATCGACGCCGGCCGCCCTGCTGACtctgctccggccgccgccgtggCCATCGCCACGACGCTCCTACCCCGGCCgccgccacgagcgccgcccttcCTAGAGCCCTAGCCCCGTAACCAATTCCGAACACAACACTTCAGGTTGAGGAAGAGGGGGGAAGGCCCCTACCCTTACGTCTCCGCGTCAATCGCCGGAGACGGAGACGGCCAGAATAGCTGCAGGCCGCGAAGCACTCACGTGAGGCCCTTGGCGCCGGAGCAGGTCACTTCCCCGAATCACAACGCCTTTCTCCTGTATCCGCAGATTTGTGAGTCCTTCTTTTGCCTAAATGTGCCGGTGGATTCAGGATGCGCGAGCACAAAATTTGTAGTGAGCGATTTGATTTTGTTTGGCGGGTTTCAGTAACGCGGAGGGTCTCTGTAGGATAAAGCTTCTCCTGAAGTTTATCAGTGCAGCAAGTAGGTACTCGCAAGTTTGGGATATGTCTTTCTTGCATCTGCTGCTCCCGAAATTCCTTCCTCTTTGAATGGGATGGTGTACCAAGTTCATTGCGCTAGAGACACCTAAATCTATCGTTACTTTTTTATTCTCAGATTCGTACCTGAAAGGTGAGTTTTCTTGATTGGCACCTGTCTGGTCAGTCCTTGACAAATGACTAATTTGAACTTTGTGCTAGTTTGTTTGGTCCATTCACGTGCAATATCTTCCAATATGACGAAGGGCATTTTCCTGAATGGAATTGTACACTTCAAATTTCAGGGCATAGATTTATATGCTTTTGGTAAAATTTTGTTCCCCAAATTGCCGATTTTATATTTTGTGGTTCGTAACGATTAGTCTTTATGGTGTTTCAGATTTTGATTGCTAGAGAGTAGTTTTGACATGGTGTCGTAGTGACAAATTCGTTTGCAGTGGGTGATTCATAGGAtacaacaattttagtttaactaATGGCGCCCAAATCTATGCTTAGCCTTTTTCTTGTTCTGCAGATAGACAGATGTCTAGTAGTTCCAATGGCCATTGTCcaggtaatggtgcaaaagttctGCCGAGAAGAGAGAAGAACAACCAGGAGGTACTGATGGTTTGAACTTCTCTGCAATGGTTTGTTTTCATTGCAGATTGCACTTTTGAATGCGTTATTTGTTGGTACTGATTTGATAGAATAAGTTTCCTAATTACATGATGCTGGACTCTTCCCCAGTTGATGTATTGGTATGGTAATACTCAGATGGTTCCCATTACCCTGCATATTATTGATTGATGTATTAAGGATAAAATTGCTGATTTGATCGAAGTTTTGGAAGATACTATGTATGTCTTCCATAGAGTTGGTTGGAATTTTCCATGACTCCTATTTCACTTTGCACTTCACATTGTCGCTCTTTCGCTAGTAAATATCCTAACCATCTCATGACATGTATTGAAGATTTTGCATCACATTGTCATTTTAGTATGTTTCTCGAGGTCTGATGGAAATGTATTTAAGCATTTCACAAGGCAGCATAATGATAAAATGTATTATTGAATAAACATTTTCCATGTAAAAGTTCCTGTTTTGCCTTCACTTTACTCTGTTCTCTCCCAAGTCAAATAGCAACAGTGAATGCCTTCCATTTTGATTTGATGTTATGTATCATGTAATGTTTGCAAGTGTTTCCCAGCTTCCCTGAGTGGAGGTACTGTGTTATTTGAACTGTTTTAACCCTTTACTGATTCCATATAGTTTTGTTAATGCAGAAACTACAGCTCGACAGAAATGCAGCTTCTAGGGCCTGTCAGAAGGACAGGCAATATATTGAGAAATTGGAAACTGAACTGAGTAATTGCTATCAGGAAATCGGTATGCTCTAGGAATTATCCTGTTTCTTGTTGGTCTGGCTATTATGAACCTTTCTACTTGAGCAGTCCTCGCTGATTGCAAATGCAGACTATTTGCAGGATCAGTTAAATATCAGGAATATTGAAGCAAACATCATGGGGCAGCATATTCATGGCCTCGAACTGAAGCTAACTGAACTTGAAAAATTCCCTGAAAGAGTGAGAGTTATGGACAATGATCTGATGCGGTCTGATTCTCAGTGCTGGCTTCTGATGGAAGAAGTCCAACGTAAAGAAGAGGAGCTGCAAAAGGCAGCCTTACAAATAGAGAAGCTTGAAAGTGTAACTTTAGATTCACAATGTGAAATTGAGAGTTTAAAACTTGATTTGACTACACTTGAGCAAAGACTATTTGATGCTGAGAGGTTTGGCCAGCATGCTGCTGAGTACAAAGCTAAAATTGAGAAGCAACTGAGAGAGTATGAGCTCCAGCTGCAAGAGGCACGAAAGACAATTGATCATCTTGAAGTTGAGAATACACAACTGAAAAAGGAATTCTTGCCTAGAAGGGTTCCTAAACAATCCTCTTCTACATCTGTGGAGCAACTTGACAAAACATTGGAGAATGATGGTCATGCAAACTATGAAAGAGATCATGGAGTTCTTGAAAAGATAGGGAGGCAAAATGAAGAACCTGAACTTCTAATTGAGCAGCTTAAGGTCAGAGTTCGTTTACCACATCTACTTCTGCATTTTGGCACCATGCTACCAAACTAGTTCAAAAATAAATTATTTCAAACATTTTGCTATTGCTTGCACTGCTAGTTGGATAAATTCATGAACCTATCTGTTTTATTGATTCGGAATTTCTGATGTTGCTCTACCTGTTAGGTAGAACTTCGAGAACAGAAACTGAAAGCAAAGGAGGATGCGGAAGACCTCACTCAAGAAATGGCTGAACTGAGGTACCAGATAACGGGCATGCTTGAGGAAGAATACAAGCGCCGGTCTTGCATTGAGCAAGCGGCTATTCAACAAATTCAGCAGCTGGAGGTTCAGGTAGTGAAATGGACTTTTCTCTTCCAAACTGTAACTGCTTCGCCATTAATAAACACATATGGCTGAATTTGTTGCTCCATGAGACCATAGTCTGCATTTTGAATCTAATCGTATGATTAAAAATGACAGGCACCGTCTTAGTCTTGCTATATTTATAATTCTTGTGTGGTTTAATTTACATATCCTGTTCTATGATATTCAAAACCAGGTCTCCAAAGAGCAAACAAAATTGAGCGGAGCTCTAAGGCGACTGCAGGAATCCCATGAACTAGCTGACACACAGGCTATGGAGATTAAGAAACTGAAGAACGCTTTAGGGGTATGTGCATGCAGGTCATATGAATTACTATTCTGAGTAATCTCCTACTTCAGATTAGTCATTTTATGGTACTGATACACTGTGCATACGTTTCATTGTAGAGGCTGGACTCTGCACTGAATCACGGGAGAGTTTGCAGATCTTGTTCTTGCGGGTTCTGTCCAATGTTGGTAGAATTGTCTAAGTGCTCGATTGAAGGGTCACTCGATCTCAGACCTTCCAACTCTAGCAAAATTGATGAAACTTCGCAGAACCAAGGGCTGCTAGAGTGGCGTCCTGATGAAGCTTCAGCCAGTGACACAGTATAGAATGTAGATATGCTAGATGCACTCATGTTTGTGCAGCTGCTGtatagaagaattctttgtgCTACTGCTGTATGTAAATGCATATGCATTTGTAACCTtagtgagctgttttatttgcggATTAGTTTCCCAGCGTCCGCTTGGTGTTAAGCTCCAACGATGATGCCAATGTAACTTGTAACACTTCATTCATCATGTCAAATTCAACCTCACAAGGATGTTACTCATATAATATGATGGTAGCTGACACAGATCTGCAAAATGAGAATGGTGTGAGTGGCATGCGTTTGTAGTGTACATGTGTCTTGTATGAGACTCATTTGTGCAATAAGAGCATATTTGCAGAATCCTAAATAAATACATGCACATTATTTATCTCTCTTTATTATCCAGACTAATCTTATTATAGGTTGCCTTTCAAATGCAAAATTGGAAATATGTAATTAGGGGCATACATACATGCACTCTAGCGGTTtgcttagcaacaaagtaagcacTAAACTCCAAACTTTCCAATAACCGATTAGTTTCAGTTATTACATGCGCCAGGTAATAATCATCAGAGTATAAAAATACGATCTGCGAGGCAAGAACCATGTCATCTGCAAACTGTCCAAAAGAAAAGGACATCTCCGTCGCCTCCTCTCCTGCCGGCCAAGAAGCACGAGGCGGCCGGCAACCGCAGCATACCTTGTGGCGCCCTTCTTCTCAGGTTCGATCGATTCCTTCTCCGCTCTCGACTCATCTGAACTCTTCCTCTCCAGGATTTGTTCTTCTTGCTGGGTTTTTTTCCGGTGACTCGCGGTGGTTCCCGTTTCTTCAGAATTCCCTTCCACGTTCCGTTTTAAGTTTGAAGCGGAACGACGCGACAATGGGATCTTAATTGCGATGAGCATATTAGTGTCGTTCTTGTGGGCGTTCAGGATAATCGTGAATTTCGGTGTGAGGTGTCGGAAGGTATGGTCGATTTAGGCTTTTTGCAGGGACGTTGTGCAAGTCAAGTCGCTCTTCTGCAATGTTACGTGCTTTTCCCCCCCTCCAGAATACGCATATCATGTGTATCACACACGTTTCTTCGTTTATAAGTAAATTGATCAAAATCATTAATACATACCAGTTTCATATTTAGCGTCTATTCGATGCCCTGAGCCCCTGATTTAGGACGTGAACCTTAACACAATTGTTTTTTGATTTAGAAACATCTCAGATATATAGATCAGATCAACTCACACCCAGTACTATTTTTGCTCCActaaaacatttttaaaaaaacTTCCTGAAAATTGGTTTTTTCACATGATTCCGTAGGCATAAATGTCCGTATTTTTttacgtactccctccgttccacgaaggttgtctgagatttttcaaaatttgacgatcttcatgggacggagggagtaccatataTTTCAATCATTGATGTTTCAGGTTTTTCGCTTTTTACTGCTCCCATTTTGAATCAGATTAGGGTTCACCACTTAGTCTCCAGTAAATACAGTCCTGATTACCTTACTCTAGTCTTCCTAGTACATTATACTCAGTAACTAATTCAAATTGTGACCACGAACAGGAAAGATGCCTGTGTCAGCTGTCGCAAAGCAACCGTCTTCTAAACCAAATCCATTCGATTCTGAATCAGATTCTGAATTTACCTCGAGACCTGCAAAAGCATCATCTTCCTATTCAGTTGATCCTGGCGCCAAGAGCCGGTACAAGAATGGCTTCCATGATTCACGCGGATTCGAAAACCAATCTGTGCAAGAACTGGAGAGCTACGCTGCGCACAAGGCCGAGGAGACCACTCAGAGAGTGAATGACTGCcttcggcttgctgaaaacatcaAGGAGAATGTTACCACCACTCTTATCACTTTGCATAGGCAGGGTGAACAGATCAACAGAACCCATGAAACAGCTGCAAACATTGATCAGGACCTTAGCAGGGTAAGCTCGAAGCCCGTAGTTCCGTTTGTTTTTATTGGTGTTTGAACTCCTGGTTTAACTTCTCAGAGCGAGACACTTCTAGGAAGCCTTGGAGGCTTCTTCTCAAAATCCTGGAAGCCAAagaaaactaggcaaataaagggaCCAGTAATTATCACAAGAGGTTTGTACTTTCACTGGGCTCAGACCATGTTGAATTTCGGTGTTTTCTGCTCACTGACATTGTTACTTGGTGCAATAGAGGATTCCTTCAGAAGAAGGGCTAACCATTTAGAACAGAGAGAAAAATTAGGATTGTCTTCAAACCCTGGAGGGAATCTGAATCCTCAAAAATATCCTGATCCTACCAACGCCATGGAGAAGGTTCAGGTTTGTATTGACGTTAGGATTAATGCATCTTAAATTGGACCCTAGTGACTAATCAGGAACCATTCTATTTTGCAGGTGGAGAAAGATAAGCAAGACAGTGCCCTCTCTGATCTTAGTGATGTCTTGGGACAGCTCAAGGGCATGGCTCTCGATATGGGCTCAGAAATCGATAGGTATGTGTTTTATCGACTTTAGTTCACCATAACTTGCTTCATTAGTAAACAGAGATGATGATACAGCCTGAAAATCTCAATCAAGTGAAATAAAACATCAATTATGAAACTCTATATTACTCTCTTAGTTGTCCATGAGTTGGCCATGGACGTGTACAATTCTTTCCTTGTTTGTGTATCAAAGGATTtataaggaaaaaaatagcgcgctataacaaaatagcgtgggtctaaaaatacgctattagcatgttatagcgtgctattaacgcgaatagcgcgctatagcgctgAAATATGTCTTGTTGCCTTTTAAGCGCTTAAAAGGCACAACTGTAGATTGCTGTCATCAAATGAGAACCGAATTGGTGTTTTTTATAAAGCAGTAAATAATGAATGCACTTGATTGTATGGTGTGTTTTGAGCTTACCTATATCCAATAAGTCAACAATCAATAGTGACAATATTTTGCTCATAGAATCCATGGACACGAAACTCTGGAATTAAGTTACAATAATGCAGTGGCTCAACCAAAACCTGAGAGCCTATataattttggatttttttatgA from Lolium rigidum isolate FL_2022 chromosome 4, APGP_CSIRO_Lrig_0.1, whole genome shotgun sequence encodes the following:
- the LOC124708429 gene encoding myosin heavy chain, embryonic smooth muscle isoform-like isoform X1 produces the protein MSSSSNGHCPGNGAKVLPRREKNNQEKLQLDRNAASRACQKDRQYIEKLETELSNCYQEIDYLQDQLNIRNIEANIMGQHIHGLELKLTELEKFPERVRVMDNDLMRSDSQCWLLMEEVQRKEEELQKAALQIEKLESVTLDSQCEIESLKLDLTTLEQRLFDAERFGQHAAEYKAKIEKQLREYELQLQEARKTIDHLEVENTQLKKEFLPRRVPKQSSSTSVEQLDKTLENDGHANYERDHGVLEKIGRQNEEPELLIEQLKVELREQKLKAKEDAEDLTQEMAELRYQITGMLEEEYKRRSCIEQAAIQQIQQLEVQVSKEQTKLSGALRRLQESHELADTQAMEIKKLKNALGRLDSALNHGRVCRSCSCGFCPMLVELSKCSIEGSLDLRPSNSSKIDETSQNQGLLEWRPDEASASDTV
- the LOC124708429 gene encoding myosin heavy chain, embryonic smooth muscle isoform-like isoform X2, yielding MQKLQLDRNAASRACQKDRQYIEKLETELSNCYQEIDYLQDQLNIRNIEANIMGQHIHGLELKLTELEKFPERVRVMDNDLMRSDSQCWLLMEEVQRKEEELQKAALQIEKLESVTLDSQCEIESLKLDLTTLEQRLFDAERFGQHAAEYKAKIEKQLREYELQLQEARKTIDHLEVENTQLKKEFLPRRVPKQSSSTSVEQLDKTLENDGHANYERDHGVLEKIGRQNEEPELLIEQLKVELREQKLKAKEDAEDLTQEMAELRYQITGMLEEEYKRRSCIEQAAIQQIQQLEVQVSKEQTKLSGALRRLQESHELADTQAMEIKKLKNALGRLDSALNHGRVCRSCSCGFCPMLVELSKCSIEGSLDLRPSNSSKIDETSQNQGLLEWRPDEASASDTV
- the LOC124649234 gene encoding SNAP25 homologous protein SNAP33-like, coding for MPVSAVAKQPSSKPNPFDSESDSEFTSRPAKASSSYSVDPGAKSRYKNGFHDSRGFENQSVQELESYAAHKAEETTQRVNDCLRLAENIKENVTTTLITLHRQGEQINRTHETAANIDQDLSRSETLLGSLGGFFSKSWKPKKTRQIKGPVIITREDSFRRRANHLEQREKLGLSSNPGGNLNPQKYPDPTNAMEKVQVEKDKQDSALSDLSDVLGQLKGMALDMGSEIDRQNKAMDGLQDDVEELNYRVKGANQRTRRLLGK